CGGTGCCTATTTGGCACTGAGGCATCAACATTGACCAACTTCACACACAACCTTTGCATTCCTTCACAGCTGTATGTAGCCTTCTCCTCGATATTTTCCTTCATAGTTAAAGCGCCTAATAAacgtgtatataataataaccataataatataaagcgtTTTTAGTTTGACatatttttgttgaatttagtttaattgtggtttttatttaatacataattcgatctttttgtttcttttttcttttcacCATTTTGTGTGAAGGTCTTCTCTAATTGGTTCTACTTTGTCCTTCTTCCAGCCTGTTTTTACCACATATTTCCGCTACGTCATCGACCTACCTTTTGTTTGGTCTACCGATATCCTTCATACCTGTAGGATTGTTCCATGTTGTAATTAGTTGGAAATTAATCATTAATGGTATTGTTATTGGTAAGTGATAGAGATTAACGGgctgaattgaatttgaattgataaaaataatataatgatgcGTTTGCTATCAGTGATATAATTATGTTAGTGACTGAGACTTTCAACTTCAATTATTAGTATTTCTCAAGTGTTTGCCGGTCCATTGCATCTAGACTCTGcaatataaagttatatctcTCACTGCAATTTCTGAAAcgaatgacatattattatattgtgttgTACAAAATACAATCTGAACAACACAATAATGTTCCACTTCAAAGAACTCGCAAGAAATGGCTTAGTAAtgtaagcttggtggtctactttaaAGTGACATTGGCTAAATTGTGGTATAACTTTCACAGAAGCCACAAAAAGAAGAGATAGatacatacttaatatttttttaaggtagaTACATTAAAATAAGTAGTGCTATAACTGAATATATATTTCATGAAATAGCCTAGCAGCAAACTCCCCATATCTGTGTGCTAACGTTTATaaagtaactagctgacccagcaaacgttgtattgccgatattaaaatcgcgatacaaaagtaactgttgatcgtagatgggtgaaaatttgaagttgtatgtattttttaatgctgactcataatcaaacaaatttaaaaaaatgtctagaaaattgaaaaatagatgttgtccgattctcagacctacccaatatgcactcaaaatttcatgagaatcggtcaagctgtttcggaggagttcaaagtttaacaccatgacacgagaattttatatattagagattgATGTTTTGAATTTTGCAAGATATGTATTTTAAACGTTTCACGATATTCTGTTGTTGAAAAATACTAGAAGACTCcataaaatatataggtaatagTTTTATGTACAATTGTATACTTTATACGTTAAGTGTATTCAGTGGACTATTAATGATACtgctttattatatttaccacTTATATGATTCGAAAGAGCTTTTTAAAACCCTGTTTCAGTAAAggaaacattaattataattataaataaggcCTCAGACATTGtttctaaataaattaacaagttTAATTAAAATGGCTTTCCattaaatcttattactataATAGTCGGCAGATGTCTGATTGTGATTGTCTTTAGCAGTTCATAAGTTAATGGTGATATTATTAAAGCcaagcccccttattcataatagtctgctaacttaaagcattgctaattctcactctgtcttcttctattgacctaagttagaatgagaaaaaacacttcttaacggctgttttaagttagcggaccattatgaataaggaggttAGTCTATAACAAGTCCTCCTCTGTTGATGACTCTAGTATTTCAATGTGCGTTCTAGACTTAAATAGCAAGATCACTAACGTTACTttagtcttcttcttctttagccgTTCTCAACTTCTAAGGTGTAGGCCTCCTTCAGCTTATGCCATATTTTCCGGTCTTAGGCAGTTTTCAACCACTTTGTTCCCGCTAGTCTTTTGACATCGTCGTACCACCGCATCTGTGTCCTCCCTCTCGGGCGTTTCTCACCCCACGGTCTCCATTCTATCACTGCCATGCTTGCGGGTGACATGGCCGGCCCACTCCCATTTCAATTTCGCAACACGTTTGGTTACATCGCTCACTTTGCTTTCTCTGAAACATTCGTTTCTTTTACGGTCTCTCAGTGTAACTCCTACCAGTTTTCTCTCAATCTCGATCTCCTTAGTAAAAACCCAAGTCTCAGCCCCTTACGTAAGCACGGGCAAGATGCACTCACATACATACATCCAAAAAGGTCGTGAATACGAGCTTTTTGGTCGGCACTGAATTTCATGTTTAACGCGAATTTGAGATTGGAGTAAGCTGCCCACGCCAGTCAATTTCGTTAGCCTGATTGTCCTTTTGCATTGCACGACCTCATGACCCAGATACACATACTTTTCCACTTTTTCAATGAAAGTCCTATTTACGCTGATGTTTGCGGTACTATTTAGGATGTTGGTCATGATCTTAGTTTTGTCGAGGTTTATTTCTAAACAGAGGTTTGTCAGCCAACAGTACTATGTCATCCGCAAATCGTAGGCTACTACTCAATCCTTGCCCTCTATATTAATGCCACGCATGCACGACTGTCCAAGTTTCGATGCAGATGagcaataaagtaataagtttATGCTGCttcaattactttttaaattaagagAGCGTTAAGGAAATCAGACCTATAATTGGCGTCATTCGGCTAACTGACTCGACAAATTAGGGTGCGAAAGCTTGTCAAACATAAAATATTCCGTCTAATACAGGAAGCAATTACAACTCAGCTAGCAATTAAGTGTCTTGGTAAAAGTAGATCATTTAGAACATCgaaatattcaattaaaatggTTATGCAATATTTGATATGAAGTTTTCCGTTTGAATCTATTGTTATAGTGAGATGTGTGCGATTTAAACCATTGTTCTTTATTTATTCTGTATCGCCCCGAATGAGACTGCAATTAGCCCTCTCTCAGATATATGTTTTAGATTTTGCGATATTACAATCTACTTTCAGCAGACTAGGGAGCTTTCATCACTCGCGCACTCTGACTTGTGTGTTGTGCCACGGAATCACCAAATTCTGTAGTATTGTTGCAGAAATGAATTCGTATTActcatgaactcatgaatgtgtgcattattttaaatatcaatatcaatAAAGATATAATTAAGGTGCGTACAAATTACGCGCGGCAAACCAGTGAACATAGGCGCGCGCGGCAACGGTCGAATGTGCCGCGGGGCGAACCGCTCGCTGTCAGTTTTTGAGACAGCATCAATGAAGCTTCTATCGTTCGTTCGCGCGCAGTTTGTATGGTTGTAGTTTTGGCTCGCACGGCGAATACGTAGAAATCGACAGTTAACAATGAAATCGACTGTTTTGATACTCGAAAAAGATATAGCAGGTTAGCATAGGAGTCTCCAAGTGCCAGAAATTTGAAAGTAATTGCTAATTTGGTTTACAAGAATGAACTGGTCTGGCATTCGCCTCCTACTAAAGTTATATCAACATATTGACTAGCGCTGCAAATAAAGGTCAACTCGGATCGAACATGGGCTGGcgtagtttatattattaccatATTCACCCTTATTCCACCTAACAATCCTTTTCGAGCACCAAGCAAGTTCGATCACTCAACGCTAAAGGACGCTGTAACCAAATTCCTATACTTAGCTTTCTAGCAGCTTTGAAGTTACTATTGTCATTTTCTAGAGCagtcaacaattttttttaataaataaaataataaataaaaaaaattatttacaaaagaaatataacaaaatcGACTAATTagacaaaaaattcaaaaaatataaaatcgactaatttgttatataattcaatttatatGCTATAAATGTCAATGTGAGATTAATTATGTTACCTAcctgtaaattaaaatatttgaaaatgtttttatttttacttggaTATATTTCGTAAATGATCACTGTCGATGTGAAGTATTCGCACGGATCACCTAGTTGActattattgccaacattaattttaaacaatatgttatgtttttaaagtgataacccccacttctaggaaggattaatacacaaataaaatttgaaaaacaacattttgtgaacgatgcgggactcgaacccacgacctccggcgttccgtgccggtgctctaaccaactaagccaaccgttcgagtaccgcctcgctataaaattctgtttactttgttcaactgtaaagtggatcctgtagatgaagccacaacctgagagttgaacaaagtaaacagaattttatagcgaggcggtactcgaacggttggctcagttggttagagcaccggcacggaacgccggaggtcgtgggttcgagtcccgcatagttcataaaattttgtttctcaaattttatttgtgcattaattttaaaataaatgacttttattaaaatgttataacattaataacatttatttacaatgttttcAGATGCGGCGGCAGGGTCGCCTGTCAGCCAGTGGCGCCCTAGTAGTGCGGACCGCCTCTGCCTTACAaggtatttgatattttatacttCTTCGGCGTAACatacaaaaatccttaaaaaaatattcttcgtgctattttacgtttgtagagagaacaatattgtaaaaggattgtgtggttttatgaaaccacggtaaaagtgaaacttttattcacattatagacatttaactaaaaatttttggaataatattccattaagtgtataaaaatcgctttatcaatcttaactttatacttggaaaattggaatgatattAGCGTGGAGCAGGGCATAAATGTGTAATAGTCTAGCACTACACGGTCGaatgctgcgaactataggcgccgcccaaccgtcacgcgacatgcaacacacagacgaaaaagtttgagacgatgtaataagagtttcactttaataattaaggtattaaatacaaccaatgaaaatattaatatatataaataaagttcatttgaatattattaagttctttatacaattaagtattattattttttaattttcttccaTTAATTTTGCTTCAGTAGATATATGAGTTACAAAAGGCTTATGTCGCTGAAGTATGGTACAAATGGTCTAATAACTATTTTACCAACTAACATCAAGGTCAcggaagttttacttcaatgaGGAGCTTTCCCGTCCCCgaaaccaaagaatatatattagtaaaagtCCGAAACCCCAAAGTCCCGAAACGtcggattaaataaaataataaaaataaataattgtttaaaaaaactaaaaaacacgctttttatagaaattcgaacttaaaaatagaaaataaaatttaataaatttaaattaagaatagtgtttaaaattttaataaatataaataaataatagtgtgaataaaaaaaaattttttaaaaaagctTGGGGTGCATGGTATcagtagttataaatattttattgacagataTGAGTAGAATGATAAATTgactcgataaatctacaaagtttgaacgaaatctagccgtttaaagtggttcaaaatcgcgcccaaagaagtcggttacaaacatacaaacatacaggtgaagctaataaaaagcgtataaaaatgtaacttgtaCGCaataaaatctaatgtaaaaacacagttacaaacAATTACACGAGTCTTAATTACaggttttaatcctttaaaaagcattttatttaaattattacctaaaaatcaaattattaatcaTGTGCACAGTCAGGCCATAATTATTGTTACCGATGAAAAagatcttattttgaatatttggaattaaaatttaaaacgcGTTTATTACGTTAGAAACCTCGATTATTTCCcattaattcaaatattctgttcgatgttaatattaaatcatatcaaTAGAATTaggtgtttaataaaatagaattgcAGTGATTACTGATTATCTTGTACAATGAGAGTATAAAGCTGCCTGTCATTTTCAAGACATTTCCAAAGCTAGTTAAAATTATGTGTAGAAGGGGAttgtaatttaaacgcacttaaaattggaatatctgtattttacactttccacttatttacttaatacaatttgggcagcgttaccccatACAATTAACAATGTGTAATGTTCtctcgaatttttttttttatttgagaggaggaaatactgttacgtatttacgccccgttccggggcgtaatatgtcggactcgagggtccgcgtaagcggacgccccataccgactaaaacctcctctgtgctgttagcagccctggctttcacagcgaagtaggacgtgggccgtggaggccgcaaagactacgcaacaacagtcgcggggcgtctcctaaggagactcgaacctcagaccggctgtgtgcttgtgggaaggagagagaatgaaaatgaagatgaaagatgaaaaggtgataagaacacactcgccggcgagtgtggtgatgttttgtgtaatgtatgtaagtatgtatgtatgtgtttatgattatatgtttgtatgtatgtaagtagtgtaaatgtttgtgtgcatgtatgtttgtgtttgtgtctgtttgtggagtgtgtttgtgattgtgtaagtggtgtatgtcagtccgtcagtcagtccgtttgtgagtgagtgtagtgaaacgattacaggacgaggactagcgtctcgtcgggtatgaaaacaatgtgtggtgtatctagggtgcgggccgctggccatcgtcagagtgacgagtgccagtggtttgcggtggttgaccgcgcctacgcctgcgaaggcggtgtgtgcgtgtctgttctctcgaactgagcgctctgatttatatagggcacgaccgtcacaGTAAttatgctaccaactgttaatTGGCACTACTGTAGAGCCAACTAACTtgcacgaatcaagttaaccaaagatcaatatgctattatagttatttctaaaattaaacttataattatataaaacattactAACAAAGTAAGtcattaaatattcttttctattctttttagtggcttctgtggaaagggcaccacaactcgccaatgtcatGTAAAAGTAAATGcatatttgtttgtaacagaAGTTATTGACGACTAGGTATTATGATGTAGTTAATTTGTTACTGACCCACATAAATTGATTGTGACCCACTTAAGGAAgtgttaagtaaaaaaataatattaatgataattatttttcagtATGGCTGTGGTTGCTGCTCTTCGTGTTCCAAAATGAATTCCGGATATCCAGGTCCATTCAACCGGGggtatgtataaaaaaaaagtctgagAAAGTTCTTGAATAAGATTATGATCATCCTTCCTACTGTTTTCTAAAATTCTGCTTTTTCATGCGATACTAATAATCAATTTTCAACCGATGTCAAAAcatagaattttttttcatgtatattAATCCTCTCTCAATAAAGGGAATCTATTAAGTTAATAGTTAATAGATTCCCTTactgaaaaattttaaaatgttatcgtatctattaaattttttaaatttaatattttcaattttgttttatttggcACTACTTTGAAGATGTTGCCAATagtgctttttataatttagtttcCTTCATTTATACGATGGAAgtatgttttatgaaaaaatacgCATACAAAAATACTAACCATAATACATGGGCCTCAGTGCAGGTGCTCGTGATGACTAATATTGTttcaaaatgattttataataatgaaatatgtaTATTCACAAAACAACTGAACAAATATTCTAGAGAATGCAGCAGAATGAAATGATGTTCAAAGAATATTACTTTAGTAAAACGGTCGAAAATATAAGACTGCTGCTGGTGTCTGTCAATCCTAAAATGAAGGCATATATAAAGGcataaatgcatttattttctcaaaattgattcctttagaattctttttgatgtcatttctaataacaactagatactactaccgcctcggaaacaaatggcgctctgagagagaagaagcggcgcgagAAACTCGTCTCCTCccaaactcccagcattcttttttttgtgctcttttccataaaaatatacaatattgtatagttatttctatcgctataaaataatctcaatctagtcccaggctgtccgatcatttagatattcggcagtggagtaataggatttacgacagagccatttttttataaaacatttaaatttatttataggtattgcctgaacagtggctgggactttattatagaagtgtatacatttacccttaaagctatgatgtatcttatgaagcctactagaattagttacaagcaatcccttatttctagtgttataataatgaaaatcactattaagagcaaaaaggtgccgatttttgtgaacgtatattaaattttcataagtgtagtgagaatgaacagtcataatatttatttctttcaatttttctttgagagactgtctataaccaagctgatatatagcacgaacagctctctttgtATCCCAAACATAGAGCAACATGGGCTACCAGCAGACTGGAGCCGTGTGATCCTAAATGAACCGCTTTCGAGTCATGTTTTATGCatgctgataacataatatcatatactccttgttaaaatattatattaaaacacaCCAAAGTGGGTTCTTATAAGTAcacttatatctttaaaaaaaagtataattattattataaaaatttcatttgtgttaATAATCCCTATACTAAATGAAGTaagagatatcactttaaaaatcttatatataaaaatgaattgctgttcgttagtctcgctaaaactcaagagCGGCTGAACcgttttggctaattttggtcttggattatttgtgaaagtcccgagaaggtttaaaaggtgaataaatataaaaatgctcggaattgaATATAAAGatctattttgtttttcctttgatatgtcccacgtcgttcagaaatcaaattgaaagattattttgaaatgcataattatttagaatttttatatctttctaactttctcaggagggataaaataatctttattttagctaactacAGTTGGTAGATTAAATACAGTTGttctatctatcagattatatTAATGTAGATTTATAagtcttcatttaatataaagttaataaagttttaagttaagaattaaagatttttataagtactacgtgctttATCATGTGTATATggagacgaagtcgcgggtatcagctagtagcTATATAATAACCacagtacatattatatagcatacactcaattttaatttttcatattgCACCCATCCTTGAAACATCAAATACGAAAGGGtagctattaattattatattttttttttgcagtaCTTGGACTTTGACAATCTTCCTGAAACCAATTTTACGTGTACTGGCAAAGTGATCGGGGGCTACTACGCTGATTTAGAGACGTCTTGCCAAATGTTTCACGTTTGTACCGTAGGACAACAAGATGAACCAATGGATATTAAATTTCTCTGTTTAAATGGGACTGTATTTGATcaggtaatttattttatcaaaccaatcaacatttaaaataacactgctacgttttttttctattttaattaattaatttttaattattacaggAGACAAGAGTATGTGAAAGAGTAGACGAAGTCGACTGCACAAAGTCTGAAAAGttttatagtttaaatttagaattataCGGAAACACCGTACCTCCGATCATTGACCCCGAATCTTCATCTCAGTCTACGCCAACAGACTCGCAAATAAAAGGTGAAGAAAGTACCGAATCATTCGTAAACGAATCGTCTACCAATGCTTCTAAAACGCAAAATCAAACAATTGATTTAATAGATACAACAGAAGACCCCGTacatgaaacaaataaaaatgaattcaaAGATCAAATAAACAATAAGCCTACGCTCATATCAATTTCAAAACAGGAAGAGGAAggtattatacaaaaaatattatgaaatgattttattatgtgTTATAGTTAATTATGTCTTATTGTGTGCGTGTTAgacaatcaaaataatatttctgaaAGCCTAATCAacgaacattattattaattcgtaATTTTTTCCGATTTACAGAATATGAGGAGGACGAAGAGGATTCGATAGATAGTGAAAATGCTGAATATGAAGATGAATATCCCAATACTGTAACTACGTCCATGGTTCACACCATTACAACAACGTCTTCTACAACTAAAATTCCTACGTCAAGTTCTGCTTTACCAATGAGAACGCATCGACCACCCGTGACACATTATATATCTTCACATCCTCCTACAATCTCTTCAGTGGCTCCTAGTACCTATTCATCAGTAACGTCCACATCTAAGCCTTCTTCTACGTTAGATCCGTCATTACTTTCCCCccaagaatttatttatagacatcgTGGGCCGGGTTCAGAAGCCATATCTTTTCAAAGACAAAACTTTCGACCAGCCGATGGCGTTTACATAACACATGCACCATCTCAACAATTTGATCATTTTCAATATGAATCATCGAGAACAGCACCACGTCCAGCAGCACCTCGTCCTGTAGCATTTGCACAAAGACCTCAACCTGCACCTTTTAGAGCTACCACGATCGATCCGCGTGATCAACTACTTCGGCCAGGACCTTCACCTCATTTACCTGATATTACTTTAAATCATCGCAATCAGCATCATTCTTCATTGCCATCACAGCAAACTTTACCTTTTAATCCTTTTTATTATGACCGAAAACGTAGTGATGACTCCGGTTCCGAATATCAATCATCTCTTACAGCTAGATCAGTGGCTCCTATTATTGAAACTGAACGTCCTGTAAAACCAAAAAGTCCACCAAGAGTTATAGTGACAGCTAGTGCATCAGTTAGTGATAGTAATGGAAAGAGATTAAATTATACAGTCGGTAATGTAGTAAGCGCAGTGAAGCCAATAGTTGCAATTAACTATGATGACTTTAAAGAATCTGACCTTCTATTTGACCCATTCTTTCTTGATGTACCAAAACTCCATGCCCGGCGAAAAAGCAGATCCAACCAATACAGGCATATTTTCAATGTTCCAGAAACTGCAACCATTTCGTCATCTGCTGATTCAGTTAAAAATACAAAGCCAACTTTATCCCCAGTTACATCAAGAGCGACAACTGTAAAAGCATTCAACCAAGTAAAAATAACAACGCCTACTCCTATTACATCTGCGTGGAATCCAGATGACTATGTAGATGATAATTATGAACCTCATGTATATGTGCCTCCTGTTCTACCTCTTGCAGTTGTTATGGCTCGTGATCTTAATAAAATCGTAAAATATGAAGCCAAGACGGATGAAGGCTTGATAAAGGAGCACAATAAAATAATGGATATTCGCGTAGAACAACCCAAGGTTAGGCCTTCTGCTACGCAAAAAGTCTCTAGTCAAAGTGCGGGTACAGAGGCTACGCATACCATGTCGCCATTGCCTATACTAGCGCCCGCTTGCGCTGCTTCGCGCACCAGTGACTGTCGGAATCGTGCCTAGTATCTATTGTTAGGAATTAGCTCACTTTGTAATTACTAAATGATAAGTAGattcatatttaaattgttagtgAATTTTATACCAATACTTTTGtacttgataaaataaaaataaacaattgttaTTAAGTCCAGCTGATGAAAAAAGTAAACATGTTTggtcatttaaaataattataaacatattattagtaatacctgttgtcacaaataaaatattttcttagcataatatttgcaatattgtaactgtatttatttaggaTAATCTCCTAGATGAAAACTTTCGTTTAAATGAAATAGCtttgtacatatttatatagaatatatgCGTCACAATAATATCGACTTTTATTGATcctgttgaaaaaaaaacatgttacatttatttttatcaacagATATATTTAGTTCCTTCTGTTTTGATCAATTAATATTCCATTTCAACAACTTTAATATACAGATATAAAACCGATGTAATAAGGTCTCACTTGTAGGTAACATAGGTATATTTTATGAACtctttaacaaaaaacaaggtcggttttaaaggattaactatctaaaaaaataaattaagtaaaaaaagtgtCAGAAACTAAGCACGGCGTTTGGAttgaataattgtaaacttagaTCAACATTATTAATACGCATTGTAGAAGGTTTAAGAAGGGCTGATTGGACAAAACTCTGTAATAGCAATGATATAAACAAAGCAGTAGGTTTAGGTAGGCATTTTTAATACTAttcttagaaaaaatataagcaAATATTTAGAGGAGAAACGAATAAATCGATCCAGAATAACGTTGGACTATTAAGCCTTGGATGACGCCTGGTCTAATTAGGTACGCTAGGCACACAGATCGCTTACATTTATACTCACGTAATAAGCCCAACGATAACACGTAAAGACTCATTTACACACGTTAGAGGTATTTTTACTATGAtcttttgcaacaaataaaacacaaacatgATTCATTTGAATTCagtaaaaacaaacataatggGGCGTTGGCGCAAAATTAAACTCCTTATAACCAACACACGCACTAAATTTAAATTGCTCAGAAGGttagattaatattatatttacatttcaataactgaTTACTATGAGCTAACAATTCTACTAATTTGCAGAACATGTGCTATACGAATAATTAAGTGGAAGGGGTATTCGCCATGCCCTTCGCAATTTCTTTTAAACATTTGTGACCTGGGAAGCGTTACTTTACTCTGCCTTTTAAGCAAActgattaatttaatataaaataatggcacgattgttgaaaatatatatatgacttGGATACCCTCAAAATAATTGTGTCAAAAAAAGTGCAAAGTAAGTGATCATCGGGTGTCTGGAAAGTGGAAACCCGCACGATCGTTTGTCCACCCTTGGCTTAGTTAAAACTGTGGTTTCATTACCTGCTGCTTTATATGGCATCACATTTTTTCAAGCACCCACACAAAATATTGAATAGACCACGTAAATGTCTTTATAAAtttggttaaaatatttttcacgcATAGTTAAATTTGTGCTACTTTTTGACCAACCTTTTTTTAGTTTctcagtaggaggctcctttgcacaggatgccggctagattattggtatcacaacggcgcctatttctgccgtgaagcagtaatgtgcaagcattactgtttttcggtctgaagggcgccgtagctagtgaaactactgggcaaatgagacttaacatcttatatctgaaggtgacgagcgcagttgtagtgccgctctgaatttaaGGGGTTTaaccagaatcctgagcggcactacattgtgatgggcagggcgtatcaattaccatcagctgaacgtcctgctcgtctcgtcccttattttcataaaaaaaagtctaggTCAACCAGGAACTTAAATGATTCACCAAAAAAATATGAACACTTTTTCGATACAAAAACCAACAGGCGTAAACTCTTCTTCGTTATTTTGATATCTGTGACATAAAATGTCAGTAAGTTATTAATAACAAAGCCACCTAGATCAAaacataagattttaatttatatataaataatttaccatAATTTATcgttctt
This is a stretch of genomic DNA from Leptidea sinapis chromosome 15, ilLepSina1.1, whole genome shotgun sequence. It encodes these proteins:
- the LOC126968461 gene encoding uncharacterized protein LOC126968461 → MRRQGRLSASGALVVRTASALQVWLWLLLFVFQNEFRISRSIQPGYLDFDNLPETNFTCTGKVIGGYYADLETSCQMFHVCTVGQQDEPMDIKFLCLNGTVFDQETRVCERVDEVDCTKSEKFYSLNLELYGNTVPPIIDPESSSQSTPTDSQIKGEESTESFVNESSTNASKTQNQTIDLIDTTEDPVHETNKNEFKDQINNKPTLISISKQEEEEYEEDEEDSIDSENAEYEDEYPNTVTTSMVHTITTTSSTTKIPTSSSALPMRTHRPPVTHYISSHPPTISSVAPSTYSSVTSTSKPSSTLDPSLLSPQEFIYRHRGPGSEAISFQRQNFRPADGVYITHAPSQQFDHFQYESSRTAPRPAAPRPVAFAQRPQPAPFRATTIDPRDQLLRPGPSPHLPDITLNHRNQHHSSLPSQQTLPFNPFYYDRKRSDDSGSEYQSSLTARSVAPIIETERPVKPKSPPRVIVTASASVSDSNGKRLNYTVGNVVSAVKPIVAINYDDFKESDLLFDPFFLDVPKLHARRKSRSNQYRHIFNVPETATISSSADSVKNTKPTLSPVTSRATTVKAFNQVKITTPTPITSAWNPDDYVDDNYEPHVYVPPVLPLAVVMARDLNKIVKYEAKTDEGLIKEHNKIMDIRVEQPKVRPSATQKVSSQSAGTEATHTMSPLPILAPACAASRTSDCRNRA